In Sporichthya polymorpha DSM 43042, a genomic segment contains:
- a CDS encoding HNH endonuclease family protein, whose protein sequence is MCLVRTPARTVLTVATAVLLGSTACDPDTAGPGAADVRPAPAPSAVSGSARAALATLEVKGRAPLTGYERAAFGPAWADVDRNGCDTRNDVLRRDLRAVVLQPGTRDCVVLSGVLDPEPYTGRTVNFVRGEQTSPLVQIDHVVALADAWVTGAFAWDAERRRVFGNDPLNLLAVDGTDNNRKGSGDAATWLPRAAYRCAYVARQIAVKAKYRLWVKPAERDAMNRVLASCPDQPVPTT, encoded by the coding sequence ATGTGCCTCGTGCGAACACCGGCCCGGACCGTGCTCACCGTGGCGACGGCAGTGCTGCTCGGCAGCACTGCGTGCGACCCGGACACCGCCGGCCCGGGCGCGGCCGACGTGCGCCCCGCGCCGGCACCGAGCGCCGTGTCCGGCTCGGCGCGGGCGGCGCTGGCGACACTGGAGGTCAAGGGGCGCGCCCCGCTGACCGGCTACGAACGCGCGGCCTTCGGCCCGGCCTGGGCCGACGTCGACCGCAACGGGTGCGACACCCGGAACGACGTCCTGCGCCGGGACCTGCGCGCGGTCGTCCTGCAACCGGGGACGCGGGATTGCGTGGTGCTCTCCGGTGTCCTCGATCCCGAGCCGTACACCGGACGCACCGTGAACTTCGTCCGCGGCGAGCAGACCAGCCCGCTGGTGCAGATCGACCACGTCGTCGCGCTCGCCGACGCCTGGGTCACCGGCGCGTTCGCGTGGGACGCCGAGCGCCGCCGCGTGTTCGGGAACGACCCACTGAACCTGCTCGCCGTCGACGGCACCGACAACAACCGCAAGGGCAGCGGTGACGCCGCGACCTGGCTTCCCCGTGCCGCGTACCGCTGCGCCTACGTGGCCCGCCAGATCGCGGTGAAGGCGAAGTATCGGCTGTGGGTGAAGCCGGCCGAGCGGGACGCGATGAACCGTGTCCTCGCCTCCTGCCCGGACCAACCGGTCCCGACGACCTGA
- a CDS encoding serpin family protein: protein MRRTATTGRGRALALGLAVATALTACGGSGGDDMTSDAVVQVAGATRLAPAADAPVGPVVSGLDAFAAELFHATKAKENLVFSPLSIAYAFAMLRVGANGTSAAELDGAFGLPAGFAAAFNALTQALVTEGPATPPPAPPTGEGNPPPSAPTLQIANGLFTQRGFGYGENFLRTLTEQFGGELRTIDFSATQQAVDAVNAWAAEHTAGRIPRILEELDPQTVLVLLNAVHLDADWATPFREVGNRPFAVAGQNVQVPTMSLETQVAHVEGDGFSAVELPYFGDRLAMRVLLPTGKNTPADLITPRVLAAAAKTKPVRARVTMPRWDFGSDLDLKPLMSILGVRAVFDPTAADLSGISTDRQLFVQQAKHKANITVDELGTVASAVTALGIGVTSVPVDPPVVFTVDRPFAFVIVDTATGAPVFVGQVLDPRAN from the coding sequence ATGCGGCGGACAGCGACGACCGGACGCGGGCGCGCGCTCGCGCTCGGCCTGGCGGTGGCGACGGCACTGACGGCGTGCGGCGGGAGCGGGGGAGACGACATGACGTCCGATGCGGTGGTCCAGGTCGCCGGCGCGACGCGCCTCGCCCCGGCGGCGGACGCGCCCGTCGGCCCGGTCGTGAGCGGTCTCGACGCCTTCGCCGCCGAGTTGTTTCACGCCACGAAGGCCAAGGAGAACCTCGTCTTCTCACCGCTGAGCATCGCGTACGCGTTCGCGATGCTGCGGGTCGGCGCGAACGGCACCTCCGCCGCCGAGCTCGACGGCGCCTTCGGGCTACCTGCCGGGTTCGCGGCCGCGTTCAACGCGCTGACTCAGGCGCTCGTCACCGAGGGCCCGGCCACGCCGCCGCCCGCCCCGCCGACGGGGGAGGGAAACCCGCCGCCGTCGGCGCCGACGCTGCAGATCGCCAACGGCCTGTTCACCCAGCGGGGCTTCGGTTACGGCGAGAACTTCCTGCGCACCCTCACCGAGCAGTTCGGCGGCGAGCTGCGCACGATCGACTTCAGCGCGACCCAGCAGGCCGTGGACGCCGTCAACGCCTGGGCCGCCGAGCACACCGCCGGCCGGATCCCGAGGATTCTCGAGGAGCTCGACCCGCAGACCGTGCTGGTGCTGCTCAACGCCGTCCACCTCGACGCGGACTGGGCCACCCCGTTTCGGGAGGTCGGCAACCGGCCCTTCGCCGTGGCCGGCCAGAACGTGCAGGTCCCCACGATGTCGCTGGAGACGCAGGTCGCGCACGTCGAGGGTGACGGGTTCTCCGCCGTCGAGCTGCCGTACTTCGGTGACCGGCTCGCGATGCGCGTCCTGCTCCCGACCGGCAAGAACACCCCGGCCGACCTGATCACCCCGCGCGTCCTCGCCGCGGCGGCGAAGACCAAGCCGGTGCGTGCCCGCGTCACCATGCCCCGCTGGGACTTCGGCTCCGACCTCGACCTCAAGCCGCTGATGTCGATCCTCGGTGTCCGCGCCGTCTTCGACCCGACCGCTGCGGACCTCTCCGGGATCTCGACGGACCGTCAGTTGTTCGTCCAGCAGGCGAAACACAAGGCGAACATCACCGTCGACGAACTCGGCACCGTCGCCTCCGCCGTCACCGCGCTCGGCATCGGGGTCACTTCGGTCCCCGTCGACCCGCCCGTGGTGTTCACCGTCGACCGGCCGTTCGCGTTCGTGATCGTCGACACCGCCACCGGCGCCCCGGTCTTCGTCGGTCAGGTCCTCGACCCGCGCGCGAACTGA
- a CDS encoding TIGR03885 family FMN-dependent LLM class oxidoreductase: MDIGYHASHEQFPPSELLALALHAEAAGFGAIHSSDHLAPFSERQGQSGFAWSWLGSAMALTSLPYGVVSAPGQRYHPVVLAQAIATVAEMWPGRLTVALGSGQALNEHVTGDVWPRKPVRNARLRECADILRRLLAGETADADGLVRVRAAQLYSRPAHTPDLFAAALSPATAREVGAWADGLITVHCPDLPTVVEAFREGGGAGKPVHVQVHLSWAETQDEVEAQALDQWRINALPPNLNEELELPAQFDAASEYIPVSALTDSVVLSSDLGRHAEVLAGCAELGVERVYLHQVGRDQAAFLDAFGAKVLPQFA, encoded by the coding sequence GTGGACATCGGCTACCACGCCTCGCACGAGCAGTTCCCGCCGTCGGAACTGCTGGCCCTGGCGTTGCACGCGGAGGCGGCGGGGTTCGGGGCGATCCACTCCTCGGACCACCTGGCGCCGTTCAGCGAACGGCAGGGCCAGTCGGGGTTCGCGTGGAGCTGGCTCGGCTCCGCGATGGCGCTGACCTCATTGCCCTACGGGGTCGTCAGCGCGCCGGGCCAGCGGTACCACCCGGTCGTGCTCGCACAGGCGATCGCGACCGTCGCCGAGATGTGGCCCGGTCGCCTCACCGTCGCGCTCGGCTCCGGGCAGGCGCTCAACGAGCACGTCACCGGCGACGTCTGGCCGCGCAAGCCCGTCCGCAACGCCCGCCTCCGCGAGTGCGCCGACATCCTGCGGCGCCTCCTCGCCGGCGAGACCGCCGACGCCGACGGCCTGGTGCGCGTCCGCGCCGCGCAGCTGTACAGCCGCCCCGCGCACACCCCCGACCTGTTCGCCGCGGCCCTCAGCCCCGCGACCGCGCGCGAGGTCGGCGCGTGGGCCGACGGCCTCATCACCGTCCACTGCCCGGACCTGCCGACGGTCGTCGAGGCCTTCCGCGAGGGCGGCGGCGCGGGCAAGCCGGTGCACGTGCAGGTCCACCTCTCCTGGGCCGAGACCCAGGACGAGGTCGAGGCGCAGGCCCTCGACCAGTGGCGCATCAACGCGCTTCCGCCGAACCTCAACGAGGAACTCGAACTCCCCGCGCAGTTCGACGCCGCCAGCGAGTACATCCCCGTCTCGGCCCTGACCGACAGCGTCGTGCTCTCGTCCGACCTCGGCCGGCACGCCGAGGTGCTCGCCGGCTGCGCCGAACTCGGCGTCGAGCGCGTCTACCTGCACCAGGTCGGCCGCGACCAGGCCGCGTTCCTCGACGCCTTCGGCGCGAAGGTGCTGCCCCAATTCGCCTGA
- a CDS encoding excalibur calcium-binding domain-containing protein, translated as MLCVRRAAARRAVAGTFTATLIASGTLLLGAPAEAASAQPVTTTAVQKVSVKLTKAISGLPVATETRSGYARSKFSHWTDADRDCQDTRSEVLRLESAKKVTGSCTVVSGKWKSYFDGKTWTSADAVDIDHLVPLAEAWDSGAKKWNAATRKAYANDLGDKRTLVAVTDRVNQSKGDRDPAEWLPAKNRCRYVSEWVAVKIRWSLKVDRTEKNALRRVAGDCKNVTIKVSKAKISTGSSSGGSGGSGGSGGGGGSSGKLDPRFSYCTDAKRAGYGPYYRGTDPEYDWYRDADSDGIVCE; from the coding sequence ATGCTCTGTGTTCGTCGTGCTGCTGCACGCCGTGCTGTCGCCGGCACGTTCACCGCAACGCTGATCGCAAGCGGCACGCTGCTGCTGGGGGCGCCGGCGGAGGCCGCGTCCGCGCAGCCCGTCACGACGACGGCCGTGCAGAAGGTGTCGGTCAAGCTGACGAAGGCGATCAGCGGTCTGCCGGTCGCGACCGAGACCCGCTCCGGGTACGCGCGGTCGAAGTTCTCCCACTGGACCGACGCCGACCGCGACTGCCAGGACACCCGCTCCGAGGTGCTGCGGCTGGAGTCGGCGAAGAAGGTCACCGGCTCCTGCACCGTCGTCAGCGGCAAGTGGAAGTCCTACTTCGACGGCAAGACCTGGACCAGCGCGGACGCGGTCGACATCGACCACCTGGTCCCGCTCGCCGAGGCCTGGGACTCGGGTGCGAAGAAGTGGAACGCCGCGACCCGCAAGGCCTACGCCAACGACCTCGGCGACAAGCGCACGCTCGTCGCCGTCACCGACCGCGTCAACCAGTCCAAGGGCGACCGCGACCCGGCCGAGTGGCTGCCGGCCAAGAACCGCTGCCGCTACGTCAGCGAGTGGGTCGCGGTGAAGATCCGCTGGTCGCTCAAGGTCGACCGCACCGAGAAGAACGCGCTGCGCCGCGTCGCCGGTGACTGCAAGAACGTGACGATCAAGGTCAGCAAGGCGAAGATCTCGACGGGCTCGAGCAGTGGGGGCAGCGGCGGCTCCGGCGGTTCGGGCGGCGGCGGCGGTTCGAGCGGCAAGCTCGACCCCCGGTTCTCGTACTGCACCGACGCCAAGCGCGCCGGGTACGGCCCGTACTACCGGGGCACGGACCCCGAGTACGACTGGTACCGCGACGCCGACAGCGACGGGATCGTCTGCGAGTAA
- a CDS encoding RGCVC family protein, whose product MITSVSASPATELCHCGHAEDEHDQIAARYCRATESAGLERGCTCPVGPDAPPWTYNRS is encoded by the coding sequence ATGATCACCTCGGTGAGCGCGTCCCCGGCGACCGAGCTGTGCCACTGCGGTCACGCCGAGGACGAGCACGACCAGATCGCGGCTCGCTACTGCCGCGCGACGGAGTCTGCGGGCTTGGAGCGTGGCTGCACCTGCCCGGTGGGTCCGGACGCGCCCCCGTGGACCTACAACCGGTCCTGA
- a CDS encoding UvrD-helicase domain-containing protein, with protein sequence MTYVPVGTQVDVITTGAPVAIVLGGAGTGKTTTAAAACASHLRAADAAREQQRRDMTLAGNVARLPPRARALFLSFSRTAVAQIIDRAADVLGPLMDRIDVLTFDGLAWRIVSDFGASYGYPSPLRIASETERKVLGTSAGMRYDDLIPAAHVILANPTVAAHYARRYSLVICDEFQDTDDEEWHFLQTVAPRARRILLGDLNQCIYAELKKIDPEARIAQALALPGALRIDLPAASHRDPSGVLPAAADAARARRFTDPALAAAVAGGRLVVDRTSDEGRVARVLEIVQQERGAGHSVSVFTHTNVAATELSDALSAANLRHEQVGLSESYGEALNAQFAMLRYALDGSPGGRAALAVFIASNYRGTVALPQQVLDRSNPAFERALKCVAGDLTTAGAPLDVDRLGEVIAEAYTRLGTHRGQRTWSEAARQTRGAVRLLAQGQPLANVEEHLQRARHNALLGDTGVRPHPVQVMNLHQTKGREADATVLLLQPDEYHGREPAPYPTLSRLLYVVLTRARKRAYIVVPGDVHPLWRPLVEACEAVTTPAAGCAPL encoded by the coding sequence GTGACGTACGTTCCGGTCGGCACCCAAGTCGACGTCATCACGACCGGCGCGCCAGTGGCCATCGTGCTGGGCGGCGCCGGAACCGGGAAAACAACCACCGCGGCGGCCGCTTGTGCCTCTCACCTCCGCGCGGCCGACGCCGCCCGAGAGCAACAACGGCGCGACATGACCCTCGCCGGTAACGTCGCCCGGCTCCCACCGCGAGCGCGCGCCCTATTCCTGTCATTCTCCCGAACCGCAGTCGCCCAGATCATCGACCGAGCCGCCGACGTGCTCGGACCGCTGATGGACCGGATCGACGTGCTGACCTTCGACGGCCTCGCCTGGCGGATCGTCAGCGACTTCGGCGCCAGCTACGGATACCCGTCACCCCTGCGCATCGCATCGGAGACCGAGCGCAAGGTCCTCGGAACGTCCGCCGGCATGCGCTACGACGACCTGATTCCCGCCGCGCACGTCATCCTCGCGAATCCGACCGTCGCCGCCCACTACGCCCGCCGATACTCCCTAGTGATCTGCGACGAATTCCAGGACACCGACGACGAAGAGTGGCACTTCCTGCAGACCGTCGCCCCACGAGCGCGTCGCATCCTTCTGGGCGACCTGAACCAATGCATCTACGCCGAACTGAAGAAGATTGACCCCGAGGCACGCATCGCGCAGGCCTTGGCGCTGCCGGGGGCGCTGAGGATCGATCTGCCGGCGGCCAGTCACCGCGACCCGTCCGGGGTCCTGCCAGCGGCCGCCGACGCTGCCCGAGCGCGACGATTTACCGACCCGGCCCTAGCCGCCGCAGTGGCGGGCGGGCGCCTGGTCGTGGACCGAACGAGCGATGAGGGCCGGGTCGCTCGGGTCCTCGAAATCGTCCAACAGGAACGGGGCGCCGGCCACTCCGTCAGCGTCTTCACCCATACGAACGTGGCAGCCACAGAACTCTCGGACGCGTTGAGTGCCGCGAATCTGCGACACGAACAGGTTGGCCTGTCGGAGTCCTACGGTGAGGCGCTGAACGCGCAGTTCGCGATGCTGCGCTACGCCCTCGATGGGAGCCCCGGAGGCCGAGCCGCTCTCGCGGTCTTCATCGCATCGAACTATCGCGGGACAGTTGCGCTACCTCAGCAGGTCCTCGACCGGTCGAACCCGGCGTTCGAACGAGCACTCAAGTGCGTGGCCGGGGACCTCACGACGGCGGGAGCGCCACTCGATGTCGATCGTCTCGGCGAGGTGATCGCCGAGGCCTACACCCGGTTGGGCACCCATCGCGGCCAGCGCACCTGGAGCGAGGCCGCGCGGCAGACGCGGGGGGCTGTGCGATTGCTGGCGCAAGGGCAGCCGCTCGCCAACGTCGAAGAACACCTTCAACGGGCCCGCCATAACGCCCTGCTCGGCGACACCGGGGTGCGTCCGCACCCGGTGCAGGTGATGAATCTCCACCAGACCAAGGGCCGTGAGGCGGACGCGACAGTTTTGCTGCTCCAGCCTGACGAGTACCACGGCCGAGAGCCCGCTCCCTATCCGACGCTCTCCAGACTCCTGTACGTCGTCCTCACGCGAGCCCGGAAGCGGGCGTATATCGTCGTTCCCGGCGACGTGCATCCCCTCTGGCGGCCCCTCGTGGAGGCCTGCGAAGCCGTGACAACCCCTGCGGCGGGATGTGCTCCGCTCTGA
- a CDS encoding IS256 family transposase has protein sequence MALDDSALLEMIEMLRTADGGELMRRLLGGVLQAVVDAEASEHIGAGLHERTPERVTQRNGTRDKLVTTTAGDLTVKIPKLRSGSFFPALLCPRRRIDVALHAVVMQAYVEGVSTRRVDDLVIAMGGTGISKSEVSRICAQLDAEVAIWRTRTLDHIAFPYVFLDATYCKVRLNGRVVSQAVVIATGVSADGRREVLGCATGDSETEAFWKAFLRELRERNLGGVQLVISDAHAGLVNAVGAVLQGASWQRCRVHFMRNVLAKVTKGHSEMVAATIRTIFAQPGPDEVRAQVDLVADMLTGQFPEVAAMLLEAKADLTAFADFPQSHRAKIWSTNPLERLNREVKRRTDVVGIFPNPAALLRLSSCVLIEAHDEWQDSDRRYLSDESMALLNPPAPTALKPRRTTARKAITATA, from the coding sequence ATGGCCCTAGACGATTCTGCCCTGCTCGAAATGATCGAGATGCTCCGCACCGCCGACGGCGGTGAGCTCATGCGCCGCCTGCTCGGTGGGGTCCTGCAGGCGGTGGTCGATGCCGAGGCGAGCGAGCACATCGGCGCCGGTCTGCACGAACGCACGCCCGAGCGGGTCACCCAGCGCAACGGGACCCGGGACAAGCTGGTGACCACGACCGCGGGGGACCTGACGGTGAAGATCCCCAAGCTGCGCTCCGGGTCGTTCTTCCCGGCGCTGCTCTGCCCGCGCCGGCGCATCGACGTCGCCCTGCACGCGGTGGTGATGCAGGCCTACGTCGAGGGCGTGTCCACCCGCCGCGTCGATGACCTGGTCATCGCGATGGGCGGGACCGGGATCAGCAAGAGCGAGGTATCCCGGATCTGCGCCCAGCTCGATGCCGAGGTCGCGATCTGGCGCACCCGGACCCTGGACCACATCGCCTTCCCCTACGTCTTCCTCGACGCCACCTACTGCAAGGTCCGCCTGAACGGGCGCGTGGTCTCCCAGGCCGTCGTGATCGCCACCGGCGTCAGCGCCGACGGGCGCAGAGAAGTCCTCGGCTGCGCGACCGGGGACAGCGAGACCGAGGCGTTCTGGAAGGCGTTCCTGCGCGAGCTGCGCGAACGCAACCTCGGCGGGGTCCAGCTGGTCATCAGCGACGCCCACGCTGGCTTGGTCAACGCCGTCGGGGCCGTGCTGCAGGGCGCGAGTTGGCAACGATGCCGGGTGCACTTCATGCGCAACGTGCTAGCCAAAGTGACCAAGGGACACTCCGAGATGGTCGCCGCGACCATCCGCACGATCTTCGCCCAACCCGGCCCGGACGAGGTCCGCGCCCAGGTCGATCTGGTCGCCGACATGCTCACCGGGCAGTTCCCCGAGGTCGCCGCGATGCTGCTCGAGGCCAAGGCCGACCTGACCGCGTTCGCCGATTTCCCCCAAAGCCACCGGGCGAAAATCTGGTCCACGAACCCGCTCGAACGCCTCAACCGCGAGGTCAAACGGCGCACCGACGTCGTCGGCATCTTCCCCAATCCTGCCGCCCTGCTCCGCCTCTCCAGCTGCGTGCTGATCGAGGCCCACGACGAATGGCAGGACAGCGACCGCCGCTACCTCTCCGACGAATCCATGGCCCTGCTCAACCCGCCCGCACCGACCGCACTCAAGCCCCGCAGGACGACCGCAAGGAAGGCGATTACCGCTACGGCATAG
- a CDS encoding tyrosine-type recombinase/integrase translates to MPYVRRRVLSDGRIRHLALYRDPTGRVRSAGTFTSDREARQAARRAESSVETGSWFDRTSGQTSFRDYVEQTWWPSRHLELTTKQCYRSYLDRHFLPFFGDLPMAKVLPSTVQAWVTKAVAGGLSARSVVKYHVMLHSIFKRAVRDRIIPYNPCAETELPKVVSRKLPTLTPEEFDRLLSAVPARWGGLVLTAIETGVRWGELIALRPRHVDFLRRTISVEETIVELSKKNSPTGERMVVKPYPKNNEPRTIRVGQDLLNVLAARVQHLGLSRDDLLFPSTEIAGGSPVSRNTFRTRVWLPALEKAQLGHHVRMHDLRHAHASWLLAGGADLKTVMDRMGHSQIQTTQKYLHTLPEADDRALAAFHRTRGRQHGTT, encoded by the coding sequence GTGCCGTACGTGAGAAGACGCGTTCTCAGCGACGGCCGGATCCGCCACTTGGCGTTGTACCGCGATCCCACAGGACGCGTCCGCTCCGCCGGCACCTTCACTTCCGACCGGGAAGCTCGCCAAGCCGCCCGCCGCGCGGAGAGCAGCGTGGAGACAGGGTCCTGGTTCGATCGGACCTCTGGCCAGACGAGCTTCCGTGACTACGTCGAGCAGACCTGGTGGCCGAGTCGCCATCTAGAGCTCACCACGAAGCAGTGCTATCGCTCCTACCTCGACAGGCACTTCCTGCCGTTCTTCGGAGACCTCCCGATGGCGAAGGTCCTCCCGTCGACCGTTCAGGCGTGGGTCACGAAGGCGGTAGCGGGCGGGCTGTCCGCACGGAGCGTCGTGAAGTACCACGTGATGCTGCACAGCATCTTCAAGCGGGCAGTGCGCGACCGGATTATTCCGTACAACCCCTGCGCCGAGACCGAGCTCCCGAAGGTCGTCTCCCGCAAGCTGCCGACACTCACTCCGGAAGAGTTCGACCGCCTACTTTCGGCCGTCCCTGCTCGCTGGGGAGGACTCGTCCTTACCGCGATCGAGACCGGCGTTCGCTGGGGAGAGCTCATCGCCCTGCGGCCGCGCCACGTCGACTTCCTCCGACGCACCATCAGTGTCGAGGAGACAATCGTCGAGCTGTCGAAGAAGAACTCCCCCACCGGCGAGCGCATGGTCGTCAAGCCCTACCCGAAGAACAATGAGCCCCGAACGATTCGGGTCGGCCAGGACTTGCTCAACGTGCTTGCTGCCCGTGTCCAGCACCTCGGACTTAGTCGCGACGACTTGTTGTTCCCCTCCACCGAGATCGCCGGCGGTTCTCCGGTCTCCCGCAACACCTTCCGCACCAGAGTGTGGCTACCAGCGCTAGAGAAAGCCCAACTTGGCCACCACGTACGAATGCACGACCTACGGCACGCCCACGCCTCCTGGCTGCTAGCCGGCGGCGCCGACCTGAAGACTGTCATGGACCGCATGGGCCACAGTCAGATCCAGACCACACAGAAGTACCTCCACACCCTTCCCGAGGCCGACGACCGAGCGCTGGCCGCGTTCCACCGCACGCGGGGACGACAGCACGGAACCACGTGA
- a CDS encoding IS630 family transposase encodes MPRTGRPKAELALTAEEREQLLRWSRRAKSAQALALRSKIVLACAGGVDNKSVAAQLGCTQATVGKWRARFVEHRLDGLADEVRPGRPASITADQVEDVVVATLESTPANATHWSRAKMAERSGLSKSTIGRIWKAFELKPHRAEGFKLSTDPLFVEKVYDIVGLYLNPPEAAVVLSVDEKSQVQALARSQPALPMMPGMPEKRTHDYIRHGTTSLFAAFNIDDGTVISSLHRRHRAIEFKKFLAKIDAEVPDDLTVHLICDNYGTHKHPSIATWLAKHPRFHMHFTPTYSSWINQVERFFAYVTADLLQRSDHRSVQALEADIRRWVKAWNQDPKPFIWTKTAEEILESLGRLIKRTTGAGH; translated from the coding sequence ATGCCGCGTACGGGACGTCCCAAGGCCGAGTTGGCGCTCACCGCGGAGGAGCGTGAGCAGCTGCTGCGCTGGTCGCGGCGGGCGAAGTCGGCGCAGGCGTTGGCGTTGCGGTCGAAGATCGTGCTGGCCTGTGCGGGCGGGGTGGATAACAAGAGCGTGGCCGCCCAGTTGGGTTGCACGCAGGCGACGGTGGGTAAGTGGCGGGCGCGGTTCGTCGAGCATCGCCTGGACGGGCTGGCCGACGAGGTCCGTCCGGGACGCCCGGCTTCGATCACTGCCGATCAGGTCGAGGACGTCGTGGTCGCCACCTTGGAGTCGACGCCGGCGAATGCGACGCACTGGTCGCGGGCGAAGATGGCCGAGCGCAGCGGGCTTTCCAAGTCCACGATCGGGCGGATCTGGAAGGCCTTCGAGCTCAAACCGCACCGGGCCGAGGGGTTCAAGCTCTCCACGGATCCGCTGTTCGTGGAGAAGGTCTACGACATCGTGGGTCTGTACCTGAACCCGCCCGAGGCCGCGGTCGTGCTCAGCGTGGACGAGAAGTCCCAGGTCCAGGCACTGGCCCGCTCCCAGCCGGCGTTGCCGATGATGCCCGGCATGCCGGAGAAGCGGACCCACGACTACATCCGCCACGGCACCACCAGCCTGTTCGCCGCGTTCAACATCGATGACGGCACCGTGATCTCCTCGCTGCACCGCCGCCACCGGGCGATCGAGTTCAAGAAATTCCTGGCCAAGATCGACGCCGAAGTCCCCGACGATCTGACGGTGCATCTGATCTGCGACAACTACGGAACCCACAAGCACCCCTCCATCGCCACCTGGCTGGCCAAGCACCCCCGGTTCCACATGCACTTCACCCCCACCTACTCCTCCTGGATCAACCAGGTCGAGCGGTTCTTCGCCTACGTCACCGCGGACCTGCTCCAGCGCAGCGACCACCGCAGCGTCCAGGCCCTCGAGGCCGACATCCGCCGATGGGTCAAGGCGTGGAACCAAGACCCCAAGCCCTTCATCTGGACCAAGACCGCCGAGGAGATCCTCGAATCACTTGGCAGACTTATTAAACGAACTACCGGCGCAGGACACTAG
- a CDS encoding multicopper oxidase domain-containing protein — protein MAAMPEAKRGFARAVLRYAEASSTTPPPMDLRPDELSGRQASYEDLVYAGSRPRPTGEPDRVHDLTLTSNSRINDQRYPDADPLEVAAGELVRIRLTNTATIGHPMHLHGHPFWVVTAGGNGPLKDTALVGPNGGVASFDFVADNNGTWMFHCHNHYHMENGLARLFDYA, from the coding sequence ATGGCCGCGATGCCGGAGGCCAAGCGAGGATTCGCCCGCGCGGTGCTGCGCTACGCGGAGGCCAGCTCCACCACGCCGCCCCCGATGGATCTGCGCCCCGACGAGTTGAGCGGGCGTCAGGCCAGCTACGAAGACCTGGTCTACGCCGGATCCCGTCCCCGGCCCACAGGCGAGCCGGACCGGGTGCACGACCTGACGCTGACCTCGAACAGCCGGATCAACGACCAGCGCTATCCGGACGCGGACCCCCTCGAGGTCGCCGCCGGGGAGCTGGTCCGCATCCGCCTCACGAACACCGCCACGATCGGCCACCCGATGCACCTGCACGGCCACCCGTTCTGGGTGGTCACGGCCGGAGGAAACGGGCCGCTGAAGGACACGGCGCTGGTGGGTCCGAACGGCGGCGTGGCGAGCTTCGACTTCGTCGCGGACAACAACGGAACCTGGATGTTCCACTGCCACAACCACTACCACATGGAAAACGGCCTGGCTCGACTGTTCGACTACGCCTGA
- a CDS encoding lytic transglycosylase domain-containing protein, which produces MRHRRVAAVIGGAVLPLIASLFAVATAAPTEPTGAGAPARFTAALADAAYACPHLPPGVQAAVIDVESDWDPLKEGPNGTKGLAQLSPRMWAAWGEDADGDGVNSPLDSADAIDTQARMLCQYYRQAVQSPMRGDRLSLALAAYRLGWNRLEQVGGLAQLPVTRSYIADIKNLAPFYARGLGVVNSSRSLYTPLPNPRTPASAVRWARSMAGDYGWLGLCLNFTAQAYGWDHSGTRYAIDHWLFTPNSMRHHRQRNAPAGALMFWDTGLRAGHVALSLGNGYIATNDVITPGRISIVPATTIDERWNARYLGWTPPYFPDGV; this is translated from the coding sequence ATGCGCCACCGACGTGTCGCCGCCGTGATCGGCGGTGCGGTGCTGCCCTTGATCGCGAGCCTGTTCGCGGTCGCAACAGCCGCACCGACGGAGCCCACCGGCGCCGGGGCGCCGGCCCGATTCACGGCGGCGCTCGCCGACGCCGCCTACGCCTGCCCGCACCTGCCACCCGGTGTTCAGGCCGCGGTGATCGACGTCGAGAGCGACTGGGACCCGCTCAAGGAAGGACCCAACGGCACCAAGGGACTGGCCCAGCTCTCGCCGCGGATGTGGGCGGCGTGGGGCGAGGACGCGGACGGCGACGGCGTCAACAGCCCACTGGACTCCGCGGACGCGATCGACACCCAGGCCCGCATGCTCTGCCAGTACTACCGCCAGGCGGTGCAGTCGCCGATGCGGGGCGACCGCCTCTCGCTCGCCCTGGCCGCCTACCGGCTCGGGTGGAACCGGCTGGAGCAGGTCGGCGGGCTCGCCCAACTGCCGGTGACGCGTTCCTACATCGCGGACATCAAGAATCTGGCCCCGTTCTACGCCCGCGGTCTCGGCGTCGTGAACAGCTCCCGGTCGCTCTACACGCCGCTGCCGAACCCACGCACCCCGGCGAGCGCCGTCCGCTGGGCGCGCTCGATGGCGGGTGACTACGGCTGGCTCGGCCTGTGCTTGAACTTCACGGCGCAGGCGTACGGCTGGGACCACTCGGGGACCCGGTATGCCATCGACCACTGGCTGTTCACGCCTAACTCGATGCGCCACCACAGGCAGCGCAACGCGCCCGCCGGGGCCTTGATGTTCTGGGACACTGGCCTCCGAGCCGGCCATGTCGCGCTCTCCCTCGGGAACGGCTACATCGCCACCAACGACGTCATCACCCCCGGCCGGATCAGCATCGTGCCGGCGACGACGATCGACGAGCGGTGGAACGCCCGCTACCTCGGCTGGACCCCGCCCTATTTTCCCGACGGGGTGTAA